AAAGGTGAGCAGCGACTGACTAGTTCTAGGAGCTCGAGTGCTCCGGATTTTCTCTTCGCTGTATACGTTTATTGGCCCATCGAGTGCAGACAGTGTCGCGAAAGCAATTACACGAATGTCCGGCGACCAATCGTCCTTTTTAgtatcataattattatatacacacacaaaaaaaaaaacagtctTTAGCATTCATTAACATTTAGAACGTTATCTTATCCCATGAGTGCATATAATTTGCATTCTAATAACGAAAGTTTAGTACGGAtactcaaataaaattgaaagcttATTACATAGAAATATTCTAGAATTGAAATACtaatatttctctttcaataaaaattactaaatgtactttaaaatatatcttataTATTCTCGaagttaagaaaattttacgtaaattcttctctgtaaaaaaaaaaagtatctcCGTAAACATTTAATACTTGGCCTCTTGATGTGGTCTCCCCCCTTCAAGAACGAagtcgaagaaattaatagagaACTTTGCGTCTCCATCTTGGCTTTTCACGTTTTTCTAACGTTTTCCGCGTTAATAACAAATGTTACTTATCTCGTCTCCCGATAACCTGTATTTATTATGCTTTCAGACACGTTCCTTACTTCGGACCCCCCAGGCGATCAGATCTTCTTGGCGACTTTCCGCGTTACCGAAGGAGACTCGTTCGCCACGGAGCTGGCAGATCCCTCTACCGAAGCGTTTCGAATACGATCTCGGGAGTATCGCGATCGGTTGAATCTTATCTTTCGTCGCAGCTGGCTGAAGATCTCCTTCATTGCCGCGGAAGTTTTAGCACTCGATGGGTAAGTGCTCGGAAAATTAACGGCGACAGGATAAGAACGGTGGAATCTCTCGCAGGAGATATACCGTTGAAAGTTGAGCTATCTCTTCTTCGAATGAATCGCGAGAGAAATCCCTTCGAGTCCACCGTCGACATTGAAACTGCTTTCTCGCGATTTCACGATACGTGTCCTTTTAACCGTGACACGGTCATTTGATTCGCTGTGGTTACTCGCGGGGAACATCTTCCAAGTGTCTCACGATTCCGATCGAACTTGGCGGGTTTCTAAAGCGGCCAAAAAATGAGAACACGTGTTTTTATTAAGGGCAACTTTTATGGTAATTCGAGTTCTCAACttgggaaattaaatttcttggaatattaaatcttgatctttctttatttttttttatgggtgTAGTACCTCGCGCGTACTTGCACATCCAGGAATTTTAGAGATAACATTGAAACACTGAAaccttgaaaaataattttacccCTGAATCTCGCAAATCtgcaaaatttcataaaaattggaaCCATTCTTTGATTGTTGCTTGTCCTAAATCATCTATTTTCTCCGCTCTCATAAAACAGAAGCAACTTATTGATCGTTGCCTGTGCAGATTGGAGGCTGGAGACTTGGTCGTGCACTTCGACATTCGTTTCGATCCACGGTTCCAAACCATCACGACCGCCGACGTAGTCGACATTCTCTCGCGGGAAATAAATCCCGAAACCTCTAAATACTTGACGAATCTGACGATAGACTCCGCGAGTCTGGAGGTTCAAGAGAGCATAAAAGCACTGAACGCTCAGGTCAGCTTGCAAACCACCGTTTCGACGCCACCGCCGACAACGGCTGCACCGCCTCCTAGAAGATGCAGCAACGTGGATCTCTCCTACTGCAAACACCTGCCTTACAACGTCACGTCTTATCCAAATATTCTCGGACACCGTTCCTTGGTCGACGTGGAAGAGGACGTCATCGCATTCAGGTTCGTGCTGGAATTTCTTGAACCTGACTTTcgagtaaacaaaattcaatgcCATTCTCTCCGATAAGCATTCTGTCAACGTTTTCAGCCAGACGATGCGTGCTTTTCTTGGAACCAGAGAAGTTTAGACAGATCGCGAATGTTTAcgtagaattatattttcacagatacagaaaaagaagtaTGCCTTATTTTCTAAACGGTGTAACGTGTATAttcatgttttatatatttttccatttttgcacattttaatgaattgattcatattttcattcgaaatacACGCTTAAACATCCGCAGGCTAGTAATCAGATAACGTTAACCAAAAATGAGTCCTGGATGAGGAATGTTCCTGATTGAAATTCCTTTatcaacaattattattcatttactaCTCGTTCGTTACTTTATACACAAAAATAcgtgtctaatatttttcaatgccTAAGAAATCAATTCTTATTGGACAATTTTGTCATTGAACGGAATGTAACAGGACTTGGTCCCGCAACCGACCACTCACGTTTACTCTTCTACAGAAAACTgattatacatacgtatatgcGTTGTAACATTgaaacgaattcattaagaaattcaaCCCGGATGAGAACTTGTTTGACCAGGTGTACATTTCACGTACCTATGTTATTCGACAGGGAACTAGTGGACGCGGAATGTTACCGATTGGCCTACGATTTTGTGTGCCAAGTTCTGCAGCCGGCGTGCGCGCCAAGTCAACCGGAAGACCTGCTGCAGTTACCGTGCCGAAGCTTCTGTCGAGAATTCTGGAACGGATGCGGCAGCCGACTTCCGGATAGAATCAAGAGGTTGTTGGACTGCTCTCATTTCCCTGAGTACGCGGACCAAGGTGGCTGCAGAGCGAAACCAGGTGAACAATCATTACTTTCCGCTAGAGATGGGCAATGTATTTTTGTCTACTCGAAAGAATATTTGATCAACGATcggaaaataatatcatttaatgGATTCTTCTATTCTTCAATCAGATGTAAAGTCAACGCTTTctaaaatcgttaaaaatccTTCGAGAAGGATTCTGATCATTCCATTCAAATTACTACTCCAAATACGGACCGATTTCGCGTGGAATGCTCCCATGACGAGCTATGCGGAAACGATAAATACTATTTGTATCCAGTCGTGGATGGTTCTGAGTTGTAATTACCGAGCAAACTTTGTCGTAGGATGCGTGCAGGCGCTTCAAGCGAATGCATTGTCGCCGAGGATTTGCGACGGCGTGATCGACTGCCCTGACCTTTCCGACGAGAAAAATTGCGCTTATTGTCGCGACGGTTATATGCACTGCGGCGTAGGCAGAACGTGCATTCCTCGAAGCAAGAGATGCGATGGAAAAATGGACTGTACGAACGGCAGCGACGAAAAGGATTGCCGTAAGTATGCCCGAGGGCTGGTTAAACTTGATTTTTGCATAGCTGTCCCACACAATGATGAATGTAACCGCAGTTATTGGcgatttatttgatatttctgtcgggatttaagaaaattcacacattataaaaaatgcaCGAATAATGtgaactatttaaaaaaataaatgtcataTAAGAGAAGCTTCCGAACctgaaaattctgatttaaataaaactttgtgcgaatgtaatattttgaaaaatgttatcacATTTTCACTGTACATCAACTTTGAAAgtgtttattgtatttttttgaaGTAATTCAGACTTAGCAATcaggatttttaaaaactctcTATTCTCACCTTTTACATTGTTCAGTGTCGTTGGCTCCAAGCCTTCGGTCCATGAAATCTCAACCATCGGACACTCCGCACGCTGTGAAGTACAATAGCGAAGGTTTCGTGGTGTTCAATGAGAAAGGTACCGTTGGAAAGCTTTGCACCGCGAACTTAAACGCGACGCTGCCAGGAACTGAAATGGAAACCGTTCTTCAGACTGCTGCCAGCTCTTTGTGCAACTTATTGACGTACACGTGAGTATCGACTTTCCGGAGCAAACCAAAGCACACGAATTacgttattttaacattacCTGCACAGAGGGGTTAAGTCCGTGGAAATAAGGATCGACGACGAGGAGGACGTGCAATATGTACACATGGAGGATCCGTCTGCCACGGAAATCACATTCGTCAGGGCACCCTGTCCTAGCAAAGAAGTTATGTACGTCCGTTGCTCCGAACTCGGTATGAGAAAACCTTGTGAGACTAAAATTTCCAATGTTTGCAAtcttttaattcgttaattacgatttatgtttagaatgtGGCGTGCAATCTCTACGCACGAAGGGCGGCACGCGGGGCCTCAGCAAGATGGCGGAGCCCGGTGACTGGCCCTGGCACGTGGCTCTGTTCAAAGAAGAGGTGCACGTATGCGATGCTACTTTAATCGCTGAAAATTGGTTGATCACCACAGCGTCCTGCTTTCAAGGGTGAGTTTCTGTATTTTCTGCATGTTAACTTAGTACTTAAACTTAGTTACTCcttaatgaaataaatcaaaagtaAAGGAGTAAAGGAATAAAGAATTCTCTAACATTTCTACAGTGTGCGtattatgaatatatgtatttattcctCGTGATTTTAGTCAGTCCAAAGCAGAATGGTCCGCCAGAATGGGCACCGTTCGACTCTCGAGCACGTCGCCGTGGCAACAAGAACGCAGAATAGTTGGAATGACCAAATCACCCGTAGAAGGGAGCACTACCGTTTTATTGAAGTTGGATCGACCTTTGACCACGTTTTCCGATTTCGTCAGGCCAGTCTGCCTACCCTCGAACGATGATCCACCCGCAAACGCGTCTCACTGCAACACTTTGGGATGGGCAAGAAATCGTAAGGGTTAATCgctgaatttcaaattaattcaactATTAAGTCATTTTTaggaacatttctttttcagtttctttcatatttaaccCACGTGAAAATGAATGACGAACTCATGGAgttctatttattattggGTTACTATTTTGATAATAGTAAAGAATGCAGTAACtaccaaaaaatatataaaagattaaaatgtaaatgcgTATAATAATGTAGAATTGAAGTAAAAGCtttattactttatacaaGCATAGAAAACTCTAgcaaacagatttttaattaggCCATTTGTTTTCGACAAAAAGTTGTTGAACATATAGATTTTTACGTATCTCGGGTCACCAAGGCTTTgttatataagaatataattatacatgtcGTTTCCGCGCGTGCAACAtgctgaatcgaccttaaagGGATCCTAGGTCGTAACAGCTTGCACAATCtcgacggcgacggcgactTTCTCAAATCGAGACAAATATCCTTGTAGCTGGTATAAATAGCTACTAAGCGCGAAGATTAatggaaaatacaatttctcgATGCaactttgtacattatttacagAATCGCTCGGAAATCGAGAAAGACTGGGATTATTAACCCTTAAGACTTCTTGTGCATTAcgcaatatttttgggacaaacAGCAATATTACAGTGTTTTGTTCTCAATCTGTTAGTAAACTCATTGATAAGGTTTATTTAGCATACTGTAAACCAGTACTTATTAGTCTGAAATTAGTTTTCCTTAACCCTAACTCTGGATATCTAAATCTGGTTTTATCTAAAGTTTCAAGTTGACTAACGATATTACAACTGTTATCTAATAATCGAGTTTGACTTAACGAAACGATCACAGTTTTTACAAGAAATACGTAACTCGAATGAAACCTCTTACGaagcaattttgtttcatcAGGCGATCTGCTGCAGAGGGTACAGCTGAGGCGCAGCGCGATGGAGAAATGCGAAAATATTAGTATAGCGTCTGTGAATAGTATCTGCACGGAACCTGCCTATTCAACCGACGATTGCAACGTAAGTAGACTCTGAAAGACGTGCTCGGAATGTCTTAACACTTCctttaatgtttaataatattttcatagaaCTCTTAATACTACTTAcgttgtatttaaaatagcaCTATTCGGTACTTTAAAAAgtactttttacttttttattttttagagacCAAAAATGTAacacataaatttttcattcttacaTGTTTCTATCCTTAAACTTGagactaaaatattattgttctcatttttttgtatacatatattaaattttctacagtatAGCTTTAAAGTGATCAAGTGGTAGCAGCACACAAGTAACATCATCTGATAGTATTTATTATCTTTCTCAGTAAGTGCGCGCGCCGGAAGTgtgtaattattgtttactGTCTCCAGGAGGAAGAGGTTGCGGGAAGTCCTATGTTGTGTCTTCAGTCAGACGGTCGCAGATGGGCTCTGACTGGCGTTGGTAGCTGGCGTATAGCTTGCTCGAAAGTCGGCGTCGAGAGGCCACGACTTTACGATAAAGTTTCGTCGAATATCGATTGGATAAAGTCGACCATCGTGTGATTATTTTAGGCGAAACACTGTTTCGCGAATCTACTAAATCCACGACGATAAGTCGTCGGGCCGATCAGTACTGAGATCAAGATTGTGACACGCGCAATAGGATTTGCAATGTGTACGGTAGTGCCTCGCTTGGAGACGAAAAGTCGTGTCCACTGTTCGCCTTGAATCGAGGGTCGgtaaggaattttattttgagcCAAACACGCGTGAACTTCAAAGCAATGGACGTCATGTGCGTCATGCGTATGTTACATTAACGCTAAcgtaacataaatttttttcgtcTTTTTCAATGTCGATGATAGTATCATTAATGGGTAGACGAGTTCTCTTGCCGAGAAGGACTCTAAACACGACCTTACTCGAAgacatttatacatatttgaaacatATTCACATACATATTCAGAGACGTGTTACTGTATACTACAGAATAATTCGAATTAACTTAATTTTATGTTCATTCTCAGagatgaaatgaaacaaaatacaaagatttttcattatttcttcacGAATTCCTCGTGTATGAAAAACTTTTTGGCGATGTTGAGTCCAAACGCGATTTTATTCTGGAGTTTGTAGCGATTTTATTCGggacttttataaaattataacagAAAAAGATCGTCataatttaagtttcattAGAAGATGAAATTCAGCTAACATTAgtcgaagaaaagaagaatagTGGTGGAGATGACCTCGCGCCTCGTCGACGGGGAAGACGCTCAGTTCTTGAAGCGAGAGGACTACTGTATCATACTGTACTGTACCATGATCGTTTTTTATGCAATTGTGAATCATCGTACGGTTTCTCTGTTGATATTTTTCGGCGTAGAATACTCGCTCACGTGATCGTCAAGTATGctaaacattgtaaattaGCGCCTCGAGCGCGTCTCGTTACCGTGGCATATAGTGTTTATTTTGATTCGCGCGAATCGAACGTAATGTAAAGTTTGCCGTACACTCATTGTTGTATCATTATtcgtataatatatacatatatacatacgttaGAGCGTTGTACAGAGAAGTGATTCATTAAAGCCTGAACGACTGAGCATTGTAGTGATTTATTTCCGTGCGTTGCGGGGATGTCGATAAGCTATCGAGTTTACAgggtaataaaattaagatacAAGGAACGAACTTTTTCTAGATCGATGCATTATTCTTCTTACAATGGGACCTCGATTATCTTAAGGTATACAACTATGCTATTACAATTAACAGTAATCcagtaaaattttcaatgtattttattttcaagaaatctACCAAAGGTGAAAATGACAAGTAGTCGATACATCGAggacaacaattttattcaaacgtaATCAAGCATTACGAAGAataacatacataaataaatgtttattcagaCTACGATATGGAAtttgataaatgaataatGGTGTTACTTTGCATAGATAACAAATTACTGAAATACAAACGGATAGATAATTGTGTTACGTGGATGAATTATGATTCTACGCGACAACACTACTTTTGTATTCGATCGTGTTCGCATTCACCATCGTTATATAAGTAAAGATTAATTGCAAGTTCAGATTCACTCTACGACAGCGAACGTACATGATGGTGGCACATTGCGAATACTTACCTTCGGTGGTGTTGCGAAGGACGTACTGCGCAGAGTCCGGTAGGGATGGTGGGAGGTTTCGAGCAGGGTTACTTAATAAATGCTCAACACTTGGGTACAATTGCGTGCCAGCCGTTGGTTCGGCAAAATCTCTGGCACAACGTTCGATCAAGTGTAAACATCGCTGTGAATACGGAGCCGGCTCGTTGGAATCAAGGACAtggtaagaatattttatacaaacttCCACGGTCCGCTCATTTCGACCAACTCGCGCGCCTAACGTTACGTAATCGCGTGGCAGCATTCTTTCGCCGAGATTTCGAAGGGTGTTGTGTGTCGGGTTAACAGAAACCGTAACCCAACACTTTCATCTTCGTCGCGAGCACACTTTGAAACGATGtctctattattattacctcGACAACACGCGAGCAATCGGGCCACGGTAACCGCCCCTCTTACCGGGAAACCGCAGAATCCTAATACGTCATCCTTGATAGACACCGGTGACATTGTCACAGAGATgggtagaattttattcgaacagtaGACCACGAGCGGAAACTTTGCATGCGCGAAGAAACTCGGTAACTGTTACTCGGTTAATGTGAAACTTATCTCCATTATGTAATtgtgtttgtaattttctcgTATCTATTTATGCGTCCGACGAAACGTACACTCTAATCTGAGGAGGGGAGATGTTAGCAAAcgagcaagaaaaaaaagggaagaagGAATGTGCACGTGGTGGGCCAAGTAAGCGCAAGAAGCCATAAATTCGTTACCGGTgcatttagaaaaaatgtcGAAGGGAGAAGACTAATGGTTTGAAGAATACTATACCTGTAggatcgtatttttttttttaatggaaatgcatattttgttGGCATAGATTGAATCCTGtcgttattttacattaaaaaagtataaaaagtGGTAAAGAAATGATTAGTTCGCGagatagtttaaataattttctgtaaCGAAGAAGATgctaaaaaatattgacaatccgcaattacatgtaaaataaaaattcttttcaccGTTCTAAGTCCAAccttttgttaattattcgttAGCAAAATGAACATTCTACCCATCTCTGTCTCGTAGACGACAAGTCCCCcgtttcttttcaattatacAACGATCATGAACATTCGATCAGTCGCTGCTCCGATTGATTCGTTCTACTCCATGCGTTACTAAACCGGTTCCCGTACGGGAATCGTCTGCGAAGGGATCGAAAGGAACGGATCTCTCGGACGTGGCGCGAATCGAGAACGTCCAAGATCATCCGATCGACCTGTTCAGGATATGGCACGACGAGGTACGAAGATACAAACCGAGGGAGCCGGATGTCTGTTGCTTGGCGACTGTTTCAAAGTCGGTGCACGATCGATCGTTACTTTGAATGCACGGGCTGCTGGGACTCTAACGAAAGGACCTTTCTTTCAGAGACTGCGAGGTGTCCGCGAGGAACGTCGTTCTTCGAGAGTTCGATAACGACGGCTTTGTCATCGTGACGGACAGCCGTAGCAAGAAATCCGATAATATAGTAAGATAACAACGAAGACCTCTGTTTGTCGATCTTAACACAGGCGTCGTTTAGTGTAAAACGTACACGTTTCCTGGTTTTGAGTCATCTTCACGCTtacgattattaaaataacgatCTGTCATTTACACGCTTCGGTGTATATAGCGTATGGTGCTAAAACTGTTTTAGATGAATATATttcaagcatttttttttaactgtacATGCAACGAAACAGATCActattatcaatattataaaataaacagaaagacTCTTTCACTGTCAGCTTGCACTGTTTCAGGAAAACGTCCCTCAGGTGGCCATGTGTTACCTGTGGTGTCACGTGAACGACAAGGAGCAGAATATCGCCAGACAGGTGAGTTATAAACTCGAATGTCTATCGATCGTTCGTAACGCTCTGCAACTGGTGCCGTAGGTCAGGGTGGAAGGGACCATGAAGAGGTTGGAGAAGGGAGATTTCCAGCATTTGTACAACAGGGAGCCGTTGTTCTGTAAAATTCGTTCACACTTGTGCCATCAAGGACGAGAAGTGAATTGGGAGGAGCACAAGCAACGACACGACGAGATATTAGATTCGgttcgaagaaacgaaaccaCTTTACCGATGCCGGATCATTTGTACGTGAATTTCAATTGCGACGACGACGAAATGAATTCGAATTGACtggatttaaataatatttcagcgTTGGCTACAAGTTATACCCGACGAtgatggaattttattatgcGAGGGATCACCTCATAGGCGATCGAATAATGTACCGGAAGGATGAGTCGAATGGTTCGTGGGAACATCATCGCATAGCTGCATAGGGTACACTGTACACGTACACGATCAATAATAAAGGTCttccaaaaattttattcgttcctAAAGGGGGTTTCTGCTTTGTTTGGTCagaaaataagtaatattctTTACGGgcatgtaaaacaaaaatgacgGCGAGGATTATCTGAAACACAACATTCTAAAAGATTCATAATCTACATGactgtgtttatttttaaaaatatgtgaaagTAGAAACGTGAAAGTAGCTTTTAGTGTGGTCGAACACTCACTGTTTTCTGACCAGATAtagacagaattttattcgaataccaGAAAGCGTATGAACACCGTGTATACTGTCTTATTCGTTaagtttattcgaatgaattgTTAGTGGTCTAACGTCGTACGAAAGTTGATTGTACATATAATTCAAGttgtaattttgtatcgaagaagaaaacgcattacaagtttatattttatccgTTATTCGCTACTTTGGTGTAGATGGGCATTTTGCCATCTGAGCcatatacaaataaaagcaGTTTCAactgtttctttattttatgaatataacATCAAAGTCAAGTTTTCTATAATAATCAAAGTCACCGATTCAATGAATAGTAACCCTGCACAGCACCTCCCCACTGGCAGCTCCAATTTTTGGTATATCTTAGGGACCATTCCCTCCATTTGTTCAGACCATGTGTAAAAGGAGATTCTCATGTAGTAATCGAGGTTCCACCGTTCTCTAATGTTTTACATTTCCGTTCAactgtataataaattgtattaggttgtccagaatgttcgtgccaatttttaagaaaacttcaaaggcacatttgaattgtaacgtatatttattgaattacataggtaccatttcgttccacaaactttccac
This portion of the Hylaeus volcanicus isolate JK05 chromosome 4, UHH_iyHylVolc1.0_haploid, whole genome shotgun sequence genome encodes:
- the LOC128874649 gene encoding atrial natriuretic peptide-converting enzyme, whose product is MTVAMDHKRKSSWDSKISVSTVSTRRFSRAGTPSSILSSDSDIRFTRKLGGQYRCGCCVLAAFLLFLLFSGVSIYLGYTFLTSDPPGDQIFLATFRVTEGDSFATELADPSTEAFRIRSREYRDRLNLIFRRSWLKISFIAAEVLALDGLEAGDLVVHFDIRFDPRFQTITTADVVDILSREINPETSKYLTNLTIDSASLEVQESIKALNAQVSLQTTVSTPPPTTAAPPPRRCSNVDLSYCKHLPYNVTSYPNILGHRSLVDVEEDVIAFRELVDAECYRLAYDFVCQVLQPACAPSQPEDLLQLPCRSFCREFWNGCGSRLPDRIKRLLDCSHFPEYADQGGCRAKPGCVQALQANALSPRICDGVIDCPDLSDEKNCAYCRDGYMHCGVGRTCIPRSKRCDGKMDCTNGSDEKDCLSLAPSLRSMKSQPSDTPHAVKYNSEGFVVFNEKGTVGKLCTANLNATLPGTEMETVLQTAASSLCNLLTYTGVKSVEIRIDDEEDVQYVHMEDPSATEITFVRAPCPSKEVMYVRCSELECGVQSLRTKGGTRGLSKMAEPGDWPWHVALFKEEVHVCDATLIAENWLITTASCFQGQSKAEWSARMGTVRLSSTSPWQQERRIVGMTKSPVEGSTTVLLKLDRPLTTFSDFVRPVCLPSNDDPPANASHCNTLGWARNRDLLQRVQLRRSAMEKCENISIASVNSICTEPAYSTDDCNEEEVAGSPMLCLQSDGRRWALTGVGSWRIACSKVGVERPRLYDKVSSNIDWIKSTIV
- the LOC128874651 gene encoding pyridoxine/pyridoxamine 5'-phosphate oxidase — encoded protein: MGSKGTDLSDVARIENVQDHPIDLFRIWHDEVRRYKPREPDVCCLATVSKDCEVSARNVVLREFDNDGFVIVTDSRSKKSDNIENVPQVAMCYLWCHVNDKEQNIARQVRVEGTMKRLEKGDFQHLYNREPLFCKIRSHLCHQGREVNWEEHKQRHDEILDSVRRNETTLPMPDHFVGYKLYPTMMEFYYARDHLIGDRIMYRKDESNGSWEHHRIAA